In Paenibacillus durus, the DNA window AGCAGCACCAAATAGAACGCACAGACAACGATATAGACCCAATAGAAGCCATGGCGCCATTGAAAGCGGATGTCAAAGGCAAACGCAGCCCGGAATCTCATGTCAGCTGCCTCCCGGTAACCTCAATAAATATTTGTTCCAGTGAAGCTTCCATTGAATGAATCGTTTCTATGGGATATTCCCGGATAAGCCGCAAAAATTGCTCATTCTCTCCAATACCATCCAGAGAATATTCTGCAAGACTTATCCCATTCTGATGGCGGTACTCTAACCGCACTCGCTTGTTTCCTTTTTGAAGCTTCAGCTCACGGGGAGAATCAATCAGCTTGATCTGACCGTCTACAATAAAAGCGACCCGGTCGCAGAGCTCCTCCGCGGCTTGCATGTTGTGTGTTGTTATGATTATCGTCTTCCCATTTGCTTTCTTTTCCAGAATTAGATCCTTCATCCGTTTGGCATTAACAGGATCGAGCCCGGAAGTCGGCTCGTCCAGAAAGAGGATACTGGGGTCATTCAGGAGTGCCCGGCAGAAATTCAGTCTCATCTTCATCCCTTTCGACATTTGGGAAACCTTCATGTTGGCGGCGTCCGCCAGATCAACCTGCTTCAAAAGATGCATCGGTTCCTCTGTACGTCCCGCATAGAGTGACCGAAAGAGCTTCAGGTTTTCCATTGCCGTAAACTTCGAATAGAAATTCGGAAATTCGAAGGCTACTCCAATTTGCTCGAAATATTCCGGCCCGGTATTCCTTATTTCTGTGCCCATAACCATTACGCTGCCCAGATATTTTTTTAAGACTCCGATTAATATCTTTTGCGTCGTGCTCTTGCCCGCCCCGGATGGACCTAGAAATCCAAACACCTCCCCCTGCGGTATCCTGAAGTTAAGTCCGCAAAGAGCTGGCTCCTGCTGGCCG includes these proteins:
- a CDS encoding ABC transporter ATP-binding protein, coding for MIQVEDLYYTYPGQQEPALCGLNFRIPQGEVFGFLGPSGAGKSTTQKILIGVLKKYLGSVMVMGTEIRNTGPEYFEQIGVAFEFPNFYSKFTAMENLKLFRSLYAGRTEEPMHLLKQVDLADAANMKVSQMSKGMKMRLNFCRALLNDPSILFLDEPTSGLDPVNAKRMKDLILEKKANGKTIIITTHNMQAAEELCDRVAFIVDGQIKLIDSPRELKLQKGNKRVRLEYRHQNGISLAEYSLDGIGENEQFLRLIREYPIETIHSMEASLEQIFIEVTGRQLT